A segment of the Onychomys torridus chromosome 16, mOncTor1.1, whole genome shotgun sequence genome:
CTGGCTTGTGCCCTGTAGATGCCAGCAGCAACTCTTTCCAACATCGCCAAATTGTCATTGGTTGAGAGTCACTGATCTAGACCATAGATAAAAGTACAGAGGGTGGGGAAAGGATGGGGCAGACTCACCAATTGTGAGTGAATCATGAACACAGAAGACAAGGTGGGCTCTTCAAACACTATGTTAAATTGTGCAATGTACATCCAGGCTAATGATGACATCACCGAGTAGAACCAAGCATGGCGGTGCATCCAAGTAATTCCAGTACTTGCGATACTGGGCTAAAAGGatcaagaccctgcttcaaacaaagaaaaatgtttaaaacatttataaataaatatgagcaTATGTCAGAATATTCTAATcctatctgtacacacacatttgcacctGCACACAAAAgtaacatgcaaacacacacacacacacacacacacacacacacacacacacacacacacacagtactgcCCCCTAAACATGAAGGCTGGAATGAACTTGCTCTCCAACCTGGTGACCTTTGTACAATCTGTGTGGCCAGGGACTTTCAGGCACTGAACTGTCCTCCAGTCGCTGCTAGTAAACTCGTTTTTCTCAGTTGATCTATAGAATCTATCTTTATGAAAAGTGTCAgatgtactttacaaagagttttgatgtTGTCACGTCTGATTGTATTTAGCTTTGTTCCTCAGAGATCTAGGTATGTTTTGTTGTATATGCAGGATTCAGTTATTCACCACAAGAATAGTTTTCACCAGATTGTGCTATGTTTAAATATGCCTAATAAACAACTTGGGGGCAGACTCCAGACGTCTGAACTGACATTGATCACTGATACACATTGTGCTGAACTGTCCTCTTGCCCCCGACCCCCAGCTTGTCTCTCCACTGCCCATGCAGGTCACACAGATAGATGCTCCCTTCCCTGAACTAAGGAAGTCAGAGAAGATCCATCTGTGCTGAAAGCCATCTGGAGATATCATAGATGGACACAAAAGAAATTTCATCTTGAGTCTAGTGTTAAGGTGGCCATGAATCTCATTCCTGGAGTCTGGCAGAAGtggtgtgtagttggagagcttctctccaggttccaccaagccctcacggtcccataacccacgtataaaataatcatacagacacttatattatttaaactgcttggccatcagctcaggcctaccattgtctagctcttactcttatatctagcccatttctgttagtctatactttgccacatggcttgtggcttaccggtgtctttacatgtttcttctcatggcagcggctggcagtgtctcctcccagccttcctgttcccaaccttctcctcttccttgtcctgcctaccttatccttcctgtctggctactggccaatcagcactttatttatacagagtgatatccacagcacttccccttttctttttttgttaaaaaaggagggttaacttttacatagcaaaattacagataacaaaacaattatcaagcaagaattatagttacaatattaaagaagatatcctatctatcttatatttgtgagtctaaggttttatatctaacttatcttgtatcataactgaggaaattataactatctagtgttcaaccacatcaaagacctcagaaggatataatattatctgagaaccaggagaaggatgcaagcaactttcaggagtcttacagtgtagacagagacagctgacagcctggacagtcacctaatgtttctttgtaaagttggggcatttgtcttcagcccacagggctagagtctcttggtcacttttttcagtgtcctgtagaatgtctggcagtttcctctgtgaagcaggaatctgaaggaccattttgtcaaacaaagttcagtggtcacctttctatgggtcctgcatgtccagtcgatcaagcagtccaggcaagaacagtttcttgcccaaatggctatttttgccaaggtgaagataaactccatatgaagtgtctttaatgcccatcctcctctctgaagtaaattggtgctgccaggagcagacatgtctcactgtccagaaagtctaaactttaaaaatattttaaatgccatattctgtagacctttgaagtgtttaaaggttacctgtctatctgaaatatctctgtgtatacctagaagacttaactaacatgactttgagtatgattatcatagatgaccagttattaatctatttttaatcatccattacaattttaaatgagctgtacaaacataataccttaaacaagagtagaaatatacacacagcataacaaaattaactttaagtttgtatcagtagactaaaatctataccaatgtaaaacattttaaatgagttgttgctctttagaagtaagttcattaatctaccctttcatcctatcatatctacctcagtcggtagagcatgagactcttaatcccagggtcgtgggtttgagccccatgttgggcaccagatattggtgaaattattaaggccactccatgtagttaaaagggaggtttattttgtggggtaacttacaaatgaagggataggttgtagagtctggcaaaggtatggcactgTCTGGCaggattctctggagaactctgctcagtctacctcctgcgtccagcgtcccagtgtcccagagccaagagagctCTCttcctgatcctgggtcttcctcctcctccctcagccccgccttgtgggcgtgaccattaccgaagcctcaatgggggttggaacttccaggccaatgctgggatggctacccactacagtggtgAGGCCCAGTTACCTCTCCAGCCTTCAGTGGAGGGAACTTCACTATGTATCTTCCTCCTAGACAGACTCTGCCTGGAGCCGGGTTGCCTCTCCCAAGGGCCCTCCCCATGGCCCCCTTCATTTCCTTGTTGCGGAAGCTGTAGATGATGGGGTTGCACATGGGGGTGATGATGGTgtagaggagggagaaaggcttGTCTTTGTCAGGCCCATGTGTGCTGCGGGGATTCATGTAAGAGAACATGGCTGAGGTGTAGAAGAAGATGACCACAGTCAGGTGGGAGGCACAAGTGGAGAATGTCTTCCCCCTGCCTGAGGAGGAGGCTCTGCTGAGGATGGAGGTGAGGATGCGGGCATAGGAGGTGACAATGAGCACCATGGGGCTGAGCAGCACCACAATGGCATCAAGAAAGATCAACTTCATGCTGAACTGAGGGTCCCCACAGGAGAGGGCAATCACTATGGGGGCCTCACAGAAGAAGTTTTCTATGTGGTTGTCTTTACAGAAGGGATTCCGAAAAGACATATACTCAAGAAAGATGCCATTGACCATCCCAAAGACCCAGGAAGAACACACCAGCCTGACACACACCTGCTGGCTCATTATCTGGGCATAGTTGAGTGGGTGGCAGATGGCAACATAACGGTCATAGGCCATGAAAGCCAAGAGGATGCACTCGGCCACACCCACTAGAAAGACCAAGTACATCTGGGTCATACAAGAGGCAAAGGAGACCGTGTGGTCCTTGGTCACCAGATGGATCAACATCtgtgggatggtggtggtgatgaagcAGATGTCCAGGAAAGACAGGTGtccaaggaa
Coding sequences within it:
- the LOC118596738 gene encoding olfactory receptor 10AD1-like encodes the protein MAIVAHQLRPSSREQLLLKRHAISVTRDSGSVTKPEQQSHGMRPQTEDLRNSSTVTEFILVGFEQSSPSTRALLFTLFLALYSLAMAMNGLIIFITWTDPRLNSPMYFFLGHLSFLDICFITTTIPQMLIHLVTKDHTVSFASCMTQMYLVFLVGVAECILLAFMAYDRYVAICHPLNYAQIMSQQVCVRLVCSSWVFGMVNGIFLEYMSFRNPFCKDNHIENFFCEAPIVIALSCGDPQFSMKLIFLDAIVVLLSPMVLIVTSYARILTSILSRASSSGRGKTFSTCASHLTVVIFFYTSAMFSYMNPRSTHGPDKDKPFSLLYTIITPMCNPIIYSFRNKEMKGAMGRALGRGNPAPGRVCLGGRYIVKFPPLKAGEVTGPHHCSG